In the genome of Jaculus jaculus isolate mJacJac1 chromosome 11, mJacJac1.mat.Y.cur, whole genome shotgun sequence, the window aCTTTggattcaaggatagatttcaaagggcaattgaatattatacacaattgaagtacagaactcgacctcctctgttagttttcttacacaacctatgttggtattgaagcagcttctaatgttttcagttcacagatagttttcattagtaaatgatgcttgaACATAACAGGCTAATAGCACAGTGCATTCACTCTTGGTTTTCCACGCGGTaacttcttcctagacaacaggattacggaactttgatttgaacattactattcattaggTAATGTTCACGTACAAAAGAgggctatgcaacattgaatacaggcttagttaggaaagcggatatgtttacagtagagaacaggacagaacaacattacattcacgatgagttttcaatgagaaacaaaagaatccaagatgtcctacattTGAAATCCTTGGGATTATTCAGTagtaactgatcctacctgataaccggtgaatgacactgtcaattacgcttactttaacacgggaattgagcttcctacataatactatcatacaacattgaattagctcatacttttgaaagggaattgtttattgtacacagttttcaacaggaaacattctcagtattcacacatttctaccctttgaattcatgttcgttttcaacaggaaatgttgagtgcatataacatctgatagaactttgaaatcaatgttagattaccattggaatgttgtctgtaatgaaattacagaacattgaattcgctgttagtcttcagtgagaaacgtttatgtccaacagcaggactacagaactttgaattcagggatagatttcaaagggcaattgaatattatacacaattgaattacagaactcgaccttctctgttagttttcttgcacaacctatgttggtattgaagcagcttctaatcttttcacttaacggtttgttttcattagtaaatgatgctagtacataactgtctaatagcacattgcattcactcttagttttccacgggataaattcttcctagacaacaggattatggaactttgaattgaacattactattcattgggaaatgttcacaaacaaaaaaggactatgaaacattgaatacagggttAGTTATGACAGCCagtttgtttacactagagaacaggacagtcATCTTGACAttgacgatgagttttcaattagaaaccaaagaatccaagatgtcctactctttcaattctatgggatttcttttttttttccccttcacctCTTTTATAGGTCTGGATTATCAGAGGGTGGCGGGGCTTGGGCTTCCCTGGCTCTGCTTAAAAATCGTCATGGCTTTCTGTTCCGTATTGGAGGGGGGGTGTGCAGGGAGTCCTTTGGTAAAGTTCTTGGTCTCTTCTTGCTGGATAGATGAGGCTTGATGCGGTGTGAGGAGATGTATTCGCTCTTTCAGAGGTCCCAGGTGGGCTTTACCCACCTGGGTGGTTAGTGCGCTACCTCGTACTACTACCAGGAGGCGACTGTTCCCTCTGGCTCGTTCTTCCTTGGAGGCTGGCTGGCGGGGTGGGGAATGGGAGGAGGGCAGAAGGTGTAGAGCACCGTAGCGGAGGGCTTGCGGTGGCTGAAGCGAGATCTAGGAGACCTGGTGCTGTGTTCGCTGGGAGTCCCGTGTTGGCATGCTGATTTAGGGATCCTGGGTCCCCTTGAGGgaatgctgggggaggggagtccCCGGGGCAGCGGTCAAAGCAGTGGGAGctgttctttctctcatttaCCAGGAGACCCTTCATAGCAGGTCAGGGGGACACTGCTGCCTTTCCAGGTACGCACACCCTCCCTTCCGGTAGCACTGGGCTGCAGTGGAAGTAAGTGGGGAGGCAGCGGCGCTGGGTTTTTTAATGCATAGATAGGGCCGGCTCGGAACCCCGCTCCCCAACTCCCCAAGTGGATGGAATTTCACAAATTCCCCCAAGAGCACATAGCAAAGGcgaagatggaaagaaaaaggcgcgtaggaaaaaaacaaaaccaaaacagccCAGGTTTTCTCTCTCACCACCGCTGGCTTCCCCCCAACTCCGGGTCCCCGACCCAGCTCGGGCGGCGGTGGCAGCGGCTGTTCTCAGCACGTCTTGAGCACCTGTTGCAGATGGAGGCGCACGTCCACTGCCGACTCCCAGGGCACCACGTGGGCACGGAAGGAGCTGGGCTCGGCTTTCTGCACCTCCTGGATGAGGCGGTGCATGGGGTAGCCACGGCGCGGGAAGGCCACGTCCGCGGCCTCCAGCAACCCCATGGGGCAGAAGTCGTTGGCGCCGTCGCCCACGTAGAAGAGGCTCTCGAACTGCACGCCGTCGCAGGCGCCCTCGCGCAGGTAGTCACTGAGCACCTTGTGCTTGCACATGTTGGCGGGACAGCGCACGCAGCTGTGTGTGTGGAAGGGACGCAGCGACAGCAGTCCTCGCACGTCGGGCCCGGATGGGTTGCTGAGGATGCGACAGAACAGGCTGTGGTGGCCCGCGGCGCGCAGGGCGCTCTCCACACCGAACATGTTGGCATCCGAGATGAGGATCACCTCGAAGCATGAGCCCTGCTTGGCTACGAACTGCAGCAGGTCGCTCATGCCTGGTGACAGGGGGATGGCCTCATAGACGGCGCGCAGGTCCCTCGGCCGCACGCCCTGCTCGCCCAGGTACTTGAAGACCCGTTGCCTGTACTCTTTGTAATAACCCTTGCGGTAGGTGGCACAGAGGCTCTCCGGTAGTTGCTGGCCCGGGGCGGCGCGCACGATGGAGTCGTCACTGTTTTCATCCACGATGGTCTCGTCGAAGTCAAAGGTCAGTAGGAAGCGCGGGGCGCCCTGCGCAGCCATCCCGCCGTCCCTAGAAAGGCACCGCAGGCCAGCGACTGGAAAACACCTGGTCATGGTTAGCACATCACCCGAGCACCACCTCTACAGACTTTGTTGGCCTCCAGCTGTTGTCCAAAACTCGTGTGTgtgaggggagggggaggcagcagCGGCTTCAGTCTGTCCCGGCTTGAGTTTGGAGTGTAAAGAGGGAAGGGGGGTTCTAGGTAAGCTGTCTGGATGCAGGATGGAGTCAGGGGTGCTTGCGGGAATTGAGGGAGGGACTCGGTGTCTATCCACCCCCCACCGGGTTTCTGAGCTACGGGCTCCCCGGGTCCCGTCAGTCCCAAGGGACTGTGGATGGTGCGCATCTGGGGTGGCCCCTCCACCTAGACCCCATCTctatgggatttttcaatagcaactgatcctaccagatatccagtgaatgacactgtcaattacacttactttaagatgggaattgagcttcctacaaaatacgatcatagaatgatgaattcgctcctacttttgaaagagtattgtttattttacacagttttcaacgggaaatattctcactattcacacagttctagccctttgaattcatgttcgttttcaacaggaaatgttccgagcatataacttgtgatagaaacttgaaatcaatcttagattaccatttgaATGTTGtcagtaatgaaattacagaacattgcattcgctgttagtcttcagtgagaaacgttcatgtcaaagagcgggactacaaaactttgaattcagggatagatttcaaagggcaattgaatattatacacaattgaattacagaactcgaccttctctgttagttttcttgcacaacctatgttggtatagaagcagcttctaatctattcagttcacggttagttttcattactaaatgatgctagtacatatccggctaatagcacattgcattcactcttagtttcccacGGGATAAGCTCTACCaagacaacaggattacggaacattgaattgaacatgactattcattgggaaatgttcacgtacaaAAGAGCACTATgccacattgaatacaggcttagttaggaaagcgggtttgtttacaggaggaaacaggacagaacaacatgacattcacgataggttttcaatgagaaacgaaagaatccaagatgtcctactctttgaattcctcgggatttgtcaatagcaactgattccaccagataaccggtgaatgacactgtcaattacccttagtttaagaggggaattgagcttcctacaaaatacgatcatagaatgttgaattcgttCCTACTTTtgtaagagaattgtttattttacacagttacaaacgggaaacattctcagaatccacacagttctagccctttgaattcatgttcgttttcaacaggaaatattccgagcatataacttctgatagaactttgaaatcaatcttacattaccattgtaatgttgtgtgtaatgaaattacagaacactgaatttgctgttattcttcagtgagaaacgttcatgtcaaacatcaggactacagaactttgcattcaaggatagatttcaaagggcaattgaatattatacacaattgaaataCTCAACTCGacctcctctgttagttttcttacacAACCTATGTTCATATTGAAGCAggttctaatattttcagttcacggttagttttcattagtaaatgatgctagtacataaccggctaatagcacattgcattcactcttggttttccacgtgataacttcttcctagacaacaggattatggAACTTTGATTTGAACATttgtattcattgggaaatgttgacgtagaaaacaggactatgcaacattgaatacaggcttagttaggaaagcaggtttgtttacagtagagaacaggacagaacaacatgacattcacgatgagttttcaatgagaaacgaaagaatccaagacgacctactctttgaattccttgggatttttcaatagtaactgatcctaccagataactggtgaatgaaattgtcaattactcttactttaagatgggaattgagcttgctACAAAATACGAACATACAACATTGAaatagctcctacttttgaaggagaattgtttcttgtacacagatttcaacgggaaacattctcaatattcacacagttctagccctttgaattcatgttcgttttcaacaggaaatgttccgagcatataacttgtgatagaactttgaagtcaatcttagattaccattgaaatgttgtctgtaatgaaattatagaacattggattcgctgttagtcttcactgagaaacatttatttcaaacagcaggactacaggatGTTGAGTTCACGGATAGattcaagggcaattgaatattatacacaaatgaattacagaactcaaccttctctgttagttttcttgcacaacctatgttggtattgaagcagcttctaatcttttcagttcacagttagttttcattagtaaatgatgctagtacttaaccggctaatagcacattgcattcactcttagttttccaggggttaagttcttcgtagacaacaggattacggaactttgaatggaacattactattctttgggaaatgttcacgtagaaaacaggactatgcaacattgaatacatgcttagttaggaaagcgggtttgtttacagtagagaacaggacagaaaaacatgatattcacgatgagttttcaatgagaaacgaaagaatccaggATGTCCTACTGTAtatattccttgggatttttcaatagcaactgatcctactagataaccatTGAATGACACTGTTAATTACGCTCATGTTAAGACGGGAATAGAGCTTCCTACACaacacgatcatagaacgttgaatttgctcctacttttgaaaaagaattgtttattgtacacagttttcaagggcacacattctcagtattcacacagttgcagccctttgatATCATGTTCGTTTACAAGAGGAACAGTTATGAGCATATaatttctgatagaactttgaaattaatCTTATATTAtgattggaatgttgtctgtaatgaaattacagaacactgaattcgctgttagtcttcagtcagaaacgttcatttcaaacagcaggactacaaaacattgaattcagggatagatttcagaggcaattgaatattatacacaaatgaattacagaactcgaccttctctgttagttttctttcacaacctatgttggtattgaagaaggttctaatattttcagttcacggttagttttatTAGTAAAacatgctagtacataaccggcaaatagcacattgcattcactcttagatttccagggtATAAGTTCTTCGTACTCACAGAATTACGGATCTGTGAATGGAACATTACTATtgtttgggaaatgttcacgtagaaaacaggactatgcaacattgaatacatgcttagttaggaaagcgggtttgtttacagtagagaacaggacagaacaacctgacattcacgatgagttttcaatgagaaacgaaaatatccaagatgtcctactctttgaattccttgggatttttcaatagcaactcatcctaccagataaccggtgaatgaaactgtcaattatgcttacattAAGATAGGAAttaagcttcctacacaatatgatcatagaacgttgaattcgctcctacttttgaaagagaatagtttattgtacacagttttcaacggaaaacattgtcagtattcacacagttgcagccctttgatttcatgttcgttttcaacaggaacacttcagagcatataacttctgatagtactttgaaatcaatcttagattaccactgGAATGttctctgtaatgaaattacagaacattgaattcgctgttagtcttcagtgagaagcgttcatttcaaacagcgggactacagaacgttgaattgagggatagatttcaagggcaattgaatattatatacatatgaattACAATACTCTACCTTCTCtgtgagttttcttgcacaacctatgttggtattgaagcagcatctaatgttttcagttcacgattagttttcattagtaaatgatactactacataaccggctacaagcacattgcattcactcttagttttccaagggataagttcttcctagacaacaggtttatggaacgttgaattgaacattaataTCCATTGGGAAATGTACACTCAGTaagcaggactatgcaacattgaatacaggcttagttaggaaagcggatttgtttacactagagaagaggaaagaacaacatgacattcacgatgagtgttcaatgagaaacgaaaggatccaagatgaCCTACTCCTTGTatttcttgggatttttcaatagcaactgatcctaccagataaccggtgaatgaaactgtcaattacgctttctttaagacaggaattgagcttcctacacaatatggtcatagaacgttgaattcgctc includes:
- the LOC123453325 gene encoding phosphoethanolamine/phosphocholine phosphatase-like produces the protein MTRCFPVAGLRCLSRDGGMAAQGAPRFLLTFDFDETIVDENSDDSIVRAAPGQQLPESLCATYRKGYYKEYRQRVFKYLGEQGVRPRDLRAVYEAIPLSPGMSDLLQFVAKQGSCFEVILISDANMFGVESALRAAGHHSLFCRILSNPSGPDVRGLLSLRPFHTHSCVRCPANMCKHKVLSDYLREGACDGVQFESLFYVGDGANDFCPMGLLEAADVAFPRRGYPMHRLIQEVQKAEPSSFRAHVVPWESAVDVRLHLQQVLKTC